In Candidatus Hydrogenedentota bacterium, the sequence TGTCCTTGCGAACGGTCGGCGGACTCCTCATTTACAGTCTGTTGCTCAATCCCGCGGCAGCGGCGCTTCAACTGACCTTCAGCCTGAGACGAATGTTCGTCCTGGCGGCGGTCTTCGGCGTATTCTCGTGCTGGATCGGTTTGACGGGTTCGTATTTGTGGGACCTGCCGACGGGCGCGTCGATTGTGATCGCCTCGTCGCTCATATTCGCGGCGGCCTTGGCTGTTTCGCCCAAACGAAGGATGACCTCATGGAGGAGATGAACCGGCGCATCGAGGCCTTTTTCGACAACCTCGCTCCCACATGGGACGAAGCGGTCGCCTCGCGCTTCGCGGACCGGCTCGCGGCGATGGTCGACGCGCTGGGTATCGCGGCCGGCGAGTCGGTGCTCGATGTCGGGGCCGGTACCGGCATCCTCGCAAGGCAATTGGTGGGCCGCGTCGCCCCGAATGGCCAGGTAGTGGCGGTCGACCTGTCCCGCGCCATGTTGCGGGAGGGGAAATCTCTCCGCCCGGACGCACCCGTCGCCTGGATACAGGCTGACGTTCTCGACTCCCCCTTCGCCCGGGGCGTTTTCGACTGGGTCATCTGCTACAGCGTGTTTCCCCACTTTCTCGACCAGCAACATGCCGTGACCGAGCTGGCCGGCCTGCTCAAACCGCGCGGCAAACTCGCTGTGCTCCATTCCCAAAGCCGCGAAGCCATCAACGAACACCACGAAAAAGTCGGCGACGTCGTGGGCGGCCACACCCTCCCCGGCGACGCAGGCATGACCATCCTGTTCCGCAACGCCGGCCTCGAACTCCTCCGCCTCGAAAACAGAGAGGACGGTTTTGTTGCTCTCGCGCAATTTCGGGGACACAATACTTAATTATCGTCTTGCCATAGATTCCTTCCGTGTTCCCGCAGTGCTTGCCCAGATAATTAAGTATTGTGTCCCCGAAATCGAGGACCGGTCTTGCGTTTTCCGAGGAAGCGGCCGAGACGTCGTTCAAGATCGTGGACGAATGTGGCACTGCCGAGCGGCCGACCCGTACGGGCGTGTTGGCGAAGACGCAGTAGCTCCTCTTCTTCGATGTCGAGGGCAAGATACCGTTGCCAATCGCCGACATAGTCGATCGTGTCGTTGACATTTCCGAGAAGTGGATCGGGATCCCCCGTGAGATGAGCGCGTGCGCTGCTCCAAGGCCATTCCCCGGGGGTGGCTGCCAATCCCGCACGCACAGGATTCAATTCAACATAGCGCATGGCGGTCAAGTAATGATCTTCATCCATAACGAAGGAGGCAAAGCGGCCTTGCCAGAGGTAGCCGCGCCAGCCTTCACGCTCGTTGATGTGGCAGGTGTAGCGGCGATGGGTTTCGCCGATGGCCCGGCCCAACCCGTCGGAAGTCTCGGGGATGGCAATCAAATGAACATGGTTGGGCATGAGGCAGTATGCCTGGATTTCCACTCGGTGCACTCCGCACCACGTCTTGATGTGTCTGAGGTAGACACGATAGTCATCTTCTCGAAAGAATGTGGCCATACGCCGGTTGCCGCGCTGGGTAACGTGATGCGGCATCCCCGGAACCACCACTCGCGCAATGCGTGCCATGCAGGGAGAATAACGAACCCATCCAGACAATGCAATACTTAATTAGATATTTGGTAGACAACAATAACTTGACATTTTTGGGGACACAATACTTAATTGCTGTCTTGAGGCCAATTCCTGGCGTGTTGCCGCGCTGTTTGCGCGAGCAATTAAGTATTGTGTCCCCAAAATTAGGAGGACCCCACCGAGATGAAACGACGAGACTTTCTTGCAGTAGCGGCCGGAGCGGGCGCGGGGGCGTTGACGGCAGTCGCGGACCGGTCCGTACACGCGGCGGCCCCGCCTGCTGCCAGACCCATGCGCATTCACCTCTGGTGCTGGGATTCGCGCATGACGTGGGACGACGAGCCGGAGGCCATTGCCTTGCGCATGGCGTCCGCCGACAAGAAGTTCACGTACCCGAAGCGGCCCGATTCGTTTCTGTCGGGGTTCAAACGGCTCGTGGACTATTGCGGGCGCATCGGCGTGCACAGCATCACTGTCTGGGGGTTTCTGCGGGACGCCCACGGCGGCGTGCAGGCGGCGGCCGAGCTGTGCGAATACGCGGCGGACCGGGGCGTCGGCATCTTGCCGGGCGTGGGACTGTGTTCCTACGGCGGGTATTACTACGAGGGGGACCATCCCTTCAACCTGGACACGTACTTGCGCGCGCATCCCGAGCGCGTCTCGAGCGCCAATGAGGAACGCGGCGGGCGGCTCGTGACGCCCGTGCTCGATCCCGCGCTCGACGCCAACCGTGCATGGTGGCGCGACGGGCTCGAATGGATGCTCGAAACGTTCAAGATCGCCGGGATCGACTATGAGATGGGCGATTTCATCGTCAATCCCTCGCCTGAGGCCAAGGCCGCACGCGCCGCGCTCGGATTCGAGGCCGACGGGAATATCATGGACGCCGTTATCGCCACAAGGGAGCTGATGGACTATGCCTACCGGGCCGCGCCGGAGGGTACCTTCATCAACTGCACCTATCGCGGGTTGCAAGACATCACCGGGTTTCCGAGCATGCCCTATATCAACGCCCTGCATCCGAAGACCGTGTGGGAGTACACCATGCTGGGCACGGTCCGGCGTTCGGGCTTCCCCGACGAGTTTATAGCCATGCCGGACCACCGCAAATACGGCTACCTGCATTGGTTCAACCCGTCCACTCAAACCACAAGCACGGACTATGTGCCCGAGATCGCACGGGTGTTTCCAGGGCTGGCCCAACTGAAATTCGACTTCGTGGGAACCTACGGCGAGGTTTCGGCGGTTGGCAATCTGCTGGCCGACCGCAATTACCAGGCGCAGGTGGCGTGGGCCAAAGACCCTGCATTGACTCTCGACGGGTTCAACGAGGGGTTCGGTCCTGCCTGAGCGCGCCGGGCAAAGGGCGCAGGGCAATACTGCACTATCTGCCCTCACAGAAAGGGCGTTGGGTCGATGGGGCGGTCGTCTCGGCGCACCTCATAATGTAGATGGCAGCCGCTTGCATGGCCGGTCTTGCCGGTTTGGCCAAGGATCTGCCCAGCCTTCACCCTGGCGCCTTCTTTGACCTTGATTTCCGAGAGGTGCCCGTAGAGAGTGCTGTAACCCTGGGAATGGCGCATGACCACGTATTTCCCGTATCCCCCGCGGTCGCGCCCGGAGCAGCATACGACTCCGTCGGCCGTAGCGTATACCGGACACCCCTTCGGCGCGCTGATGTCGATACCCTGATGGGGGCGGGTGCGCCCGCCGCCAGCCGAGCGCGGTTCACCAAACGTCGAGGTCACTGTCCGGGCGGCGGACGGTGTCGGCCAGATGCAGGGCACGGGGCAGGGCCTCCGGGCGTCCGGCGCGCGGGTAGCGCACGCGGTAATCCCTGCCGCGAGGACGAGGACCGCCAAGGCCTTGATGGGGCTGGCGAGCCAGCGTACACGCATCCTGTGCGCCGTCCGGTCCATCTACGCCTCCACGCACCACAATATGTTGTGGGATCTTGGCNNNNNNNNNNNNNNNNNNNNNNNNNNNNNNNNNNNNNNNNNNNNNNNNNNNNNNNNNNNNNNNNNNNNNNNNNNNNNNNNNNNNNNNNNNNNNNNNNNNNCGCCGTCCGGTCCATCTACGCCTCCACGCACCACAATATGTTGTGGGATCTTGGCCAGTTCATGGGCTTGCCTTTCAAATTACCACAGCATATCGTGAAAGTAAAGTCAGGACCACTATATATAGTCATTGGGGCAGACCCATACGCTCGGACTGAGTGACGGACCTGTACCTGGCGTGGCCACCCCCTGAGAAGCCTGTATTGTCGGCAAGCGTGGTTCGTGCGGCAGAGAAGCCGCCTGCGGGGCAGGAGCACTTCCTCCTCGAACTGTTTTCGGCAGCGCCGCCGTGCTATGCTTTGCCCGTGTTGCGTCTTGGCGGTCATTTCCTGTTCCGTGGGGGATATCGTGCGATTCTTGATCATAGGCTGTGGCTCGATGGGCAAGCGGCGCGCGCATTGTCTGCGCGCGATGGGCCACACGTGCATCGCGGCCTACGACCCGCGCGAGGAACGCCGGACAGCTATCGCGGACCAGTCGGGCGCGGAGGTTTTTGGCGACGCGGATAGCGCCTTCGCGGCGGGGGCCGATTTCGCGCTTCTCTGCGTCCCGCCGCACATCCACAAGGGATACCTGCTTCGGTGCATCGATGCGGGCATCCCGCTGTTTTGCGAGTCGCCGATGGTATTGACGCTCGAGGACGCCGACGAGGTCATTGCGCGCGCAAACGGTGCCGGGGTGTTCATCGCGCCGAGTTGCACGTACCTGCATAACGCGATTCACCGTAAGGCGAAGGCGTTCATCGACGAGAAGCCCTACGGCCGCTTGCTGGGGTACTTGTCGCATGCCGGACAACACGTGGCGGACTGGCATCCCTACGAGGACTACCGCGGGTTTTACGCGTCCCAGCGGTCCCAGGGCGGGATGTGCATCGACATGCTGCCCCATGAGTTTCAGATGCTGACCTGGTTCGCGGGCGAGGTTGACGCGTTGGCGTGCATGGCGCGGCGGCGCAGCGACGACATCGAGACCGACGAGGGCGCGCTCGACACGTACGATGTGCTGCTCGACATGCGGAGCAACGTGTCGGCCATCGTGCATCACGACATGCTGCAGCGTCCTCCGGTGGTATTGAGAAAGCTGGTGTTCGAGTCGGGCGTGGTGGAGTATGATTGGCGCAGTTTCCGCCACGCGAGACACGCCGGGCCGGCCTTTACCGGGAAACCGGCGTGGGAGGCGGACGCTCTCGAAGGATACGACTTCGAGCGCATGTATATCGACGAGTTGCAGCATGCCTTCGATGCTCTTGCGGAAGAAACCGCGTATCTGATGCCTCTGGAACGCGAGCGGCGCATGCTCGAGTTGGTGCTGGCCTGCGAGAAGAGTTCCCGGGAAGGTGTGCATGTAACCTGGTAGCGCCGGCGTGCCGGGTCCGGCCCTGCGCCGGACGGCGCCGGTTCCAGCGAAAACGGAAAGGAGTCATTGCCGTGTCGAAGCCGCAATTTGTCATTCGGGGGATTCTCCCCGCGTTGATGACGCCATTCAAGGATGGCGGGGTTGATGAGAAGATGTTGAAGAAGCTCGTTCGTTTTCAACTTGACCAGGGGTGTCACGGGTTCTTTGTGAACGGCAGCACCGGCGACGGCTTTCTCATGACTCGGGAAGAACGCAGGCGCGTGGTCGAGGTCGTGGTCAGCGAGGTGGCCGGTCAGGCCAAGGTTATCGCTCATGTTGGGGCGGTTTCGAGCGACGAGGCCGCGGCGATGGCCGTGGATGCCCGGAAGGCCGGCGCTGACGCGGTGGCCAGCGTGCCGCCGATCTACTACCCCGTCGAGCTCGAAGGATTCGAGCTGCACATGCGGACCATTGGCGTGGCCGCCGATATGCCCACCTACTGCTACTACATCCCGGCGCTGACGGGCCATGCGCTTGGCGGCGACCAGTTTGTCGAAGTAACCCAGCGCATTCCCAACCTCGTGGGCTTCAAATACACCCATAGCGATATGTTCCTGCTGTGGTGGATCCTGGATGCGCTCGGCGACCGGATATCGGTCTTCAACGGCAGCGATCAGATGCTGTTGCAGGGCCTGATCACGGGCGCGTGCGGCGGGATCGGCTCGACGTACAACTACCAGACCCGCACCATCGTTGACATTTACGAAGCGATGCAGGCGGGCGACCTCGACAAGGCGCGCGAGGCCCAATGGCGCGCCAACCAGGTTGTCCAGGTGCTGTTCCGTTTCAAGGCCGGGGGCGTAGCCACCGAGCGGGCTATCTTGAAACTTATGGGCTACGACGTCGGCGCGCCGCGTCCGCCCAAGGTGCCGTTTCCGGACGATGAACTGCCCGCGCTTCGCAAAGCACTGGAGGGAGTCGGGTTTCTGCAATAGGCGCAAGGCGTATCAGCGAGAGTTCTGACATGGCGAACGTTCACAAGGATTTCCATGGAGCGCTGAGTTTCGGCATCCAGTTTCTCGACGAACAGTACGGGATGGCCGGGCTCGAGGAATTTTTTACCCGCGCGGCGAAGGCCGTCTATGCGCAACTGATTAAAAACTTGCGCGAACGGGGCCTCGAAGCGCTCAAGGAACACTGGGACACGGTGTTCGGGCTTGAGGACGGCGATTTCGAGACGCGTTACGAAGACGGCGTCCTCGTGCTTGATGTGCGGACGTGTCCGGCGGTCCATCACATGCGCGCGAACAACTACCGGGTCGCGGACCATTTCTGCGAGCATACGCGGATCGTTAACGAGGCCATCTGCGCCGGGGCCGGGTATGCATGCAGCGTCGAGTACGACCAGGAAGCCGGCCGGTGCGTGCAGCGGTTCTGGAGGGCCGGCGCATGATCTCGTGCATCGACTATATCTACGTTTACAGCGAGTTGTTCAAATACCTCGAGGAACGCGGCGGCTATGAGAAAGTCGTCGAGCTGTGGGACGGCATCCGCGAGGAGTTCTTGGCTAACCTCCGCGAATACGTCGCCAGGGACGGGCTCAAAGGCATGTATGCCTACTGGTCGCATACCTTGGGTGAGGAAGGGGGCCGCCACCGCATGACCCTCTACGACGACATGTTCGTGATTGACATGCACGACTGTCCTTCAGCAAAGAAGGTGTTTCGCGAGGGCCGTATCGAGCCGTATCCCAAGTATTGCGAACACTGCCCGGTCCTGTATCCCCCGCTGCTCCGCGAGTTCGGGTACGACGTGGAGTATCACATCATCGACTGCGAATCGGGCCAATGCCGGCTCGTCGTGCGCAAACCCGAGGGCGCGGCCACGCCGGAAGCCCGGCAGGCGCCGCCATGAACGCGCTGGTCATATTGGGACATCCGCGCCCGGGAAGTTTCAATCACGCCATCGCGGCAACCGTCGTGGAAACCCTGCATGCCAACGGATACGACGTGGTCTTTCACGACTTGTGCGCTGAAGGGTTCGAGCCGCTGTTGCCCAGCGGCGAGCTCCCCGAAGACGGCGCCGTGGACCCCGTTGTGCGGCAACAGTGCGCCGAACTGGTTGCGGCCGATGTGTTTGTGGTGGTGCACCCGAACTGGTGGGGCCAGCCGCCCGCGATCGTAAAGGGGTGGATCGACCGGGTCATCCGGCCGGGGGTTGCCTACCGCTTCCTGGAGGGCGACAGCGGCGGCGGCGTGCCCGAAGGGCTGCTCCATACCGAAATCGCCCTCGTATTCAACACCTCCAACACGGCCCGCGAACGCGAACTGCACGTGTTTGGCGATCCTCTCGAACGGTTGTGGCGGGACTGCATCCTCGAATTCTGCGGGGTGAAACGGGTTCACCGCAGGATGTTTGAGACCATCGTCACCAGCACGCCCGCACAACGCCGCGGCTGGCTTGACGAAGTGCGCGATACCCTCAACCGCTTTTGCCCCAAGAACCTTCTGTAATGCGCACGATACGCGGCCGATAACCGAACGCGACGCTCCGGCCCCGTGCATCCGGTGATCCCGTCAAGAAGACATCCATATCCGGCCGTGTTTCTGCGGCAAGCCTCTTTATCCGGCAAGCGGCCAAGGTTTGAAGGGCTTTTGAGAAAAGGGCCTATTTCCGTTTGATGGCGTCGTAAACGGCGAGCAGGTCGCGGTGGGCCTGAAAAGGCAGGGATGGGCGCTCGGCGAACGGGAAGAACCGCGCTTCCGTGACATCCGACCGGGCGGCTGGCTCGCCTTCCCAATCATCGATAACGTATCCCATGACGATTACCGCGCCGTTGAGCTTGCTGGGCTGAGTGCTGGCCCCTATCAGCCGGGGATTCCTCCCCCGGATGGAGGTTTCTTCCTCGAGTTCGCGCAGGACGGCTTCTTCAGCGGTTTCTCCAATCTCGACGAAACCGCCCGGCAGCGACCATTGTCCCATACAGGGCTCGACGGCGCGGCGCGCAAACAGAAGGGCGTTGCCTTTCGCGATAAAACAGCACGCGGCCGGGACAGGGTTGTCGTAGAAAAACCGGTTGCAGGCAAGGCAATGCGGGCGCACGCGCTCGCCGTCGTCCGCCACGGCCAACTTGCGTCCACAGGTGGGGCAATAATTCCACGCCAGCGGCTGGATTTCATAATTCATGACGCCACTGTAGCAACCTTCAGCGGACTTGTCTATTCGCGAAGCGTGCGCCTGGGCAGACGCCACGGGCCACCACGAGCGCTATCGCATCCGCCGCATAGGCCTCGTTCGGGAATCTGTCCAACGCGTTCTATTCGTTGAGCAGAAACGTTACTTTCAGGTCCACCCGGTACTCGACTATCTTGCCCTTTTCCACGACCACCTTTTGTTCCTTCACCCACGCGCCTTGGACCTGGTCGACGGTTGCTGTGGCGCGTTGAATGCCGTTTTCGATGGCGTCTTCAAAACTTTCCGGCGACGATGAAATGATCTCGATGACTTTTGCGACTCCCATTTTCCGTGTCCTTTCTGCTGGTTACTGAGCGCGTCTATAGAGGGTGGCTGGCAGGCGGGCGCCGCTGCGCGAGGCTGGAACGCCTCCGTTCGGGACGCAAGGTAGTGGCAGGTTCTGCTTGGCCGCGGTATTGGCGCACGAGGTGTCTTCGCGGACCCCCACCCCATCCTCCCCAGTGGCGGCGAGAACTCCTGCAGCCCTGGCAAGCGAGACGGTTATTGGGATTCTTTGCGCTGTCATCGCGGAGCAGCCCTTCCGCAGCATCGAACCGCTGGCTCCTTTATACCCCTTGAGGTGGAAAGGAGGCAAAACGCATGGGGCGCCCCAGAGACGTGTTCTCGCGTATACTAAGATGAACGGTGCAGGATGCTTCGTACGCAATCCGATTGCAGGCGCGGTCCTGGAAGGTGAGGTCGTGCAAGAAGCCAGACTCTACGAGAAACGCCGGAACAATCAGGTTAAATGCCATCTGTGCGCCCATGGCTGCCTGATAGACGACGGGGGCCGCGGCGTGTGCCATGTCCGGGAAAACCGGGGCGGCACGCTGTACTCGCTCGTTTACGGCCAGGTGCTTGCCGAGAACCGTGATCCGATTGAGAAGAAACCCTTGTATCACGTCGCCCCGGGCACGCTCTCGTATTCGATTGCGACGGCGGGATGCAACTTTCGTTGCGCATGGTGCCAGAATTCGGACATCTCCGCCATGCCCCGCGAGCGCCATATCATTCGCGGCAGCGAGACGCCTCCCGAGCTGATTGTGGCTCGCGCATTTGAATCGCGCTGCCGCAGCATCGCGTACACCTACACCGAACCCACCATCTTCTTTGAATATGCCTATGACGTGGCCGCGCTGGCCAAGAAGAAGGGTCTGCTGAATGTTCTGGTGACGAACGGCTTCATGAGCGCCGAGATGCTCGAGACGCTTCATCCGCTGGCCGACGCGGCGAACGTCGACCTCAAGAGCTTCAATGACGACACGTACCGCGAGCAGGTGGGGGGACGGTTGCAGCCCGTTCTCGACAGCATGAAGCGCATGAAAGATTACGGCATCTGGGTCGAGGTCACTACGCTCGTCATCCCCCAGCTGAACGATAGCGACGAGGAACTGCGCGAGATCGCGCAGTTCATTGCCCGTGACCTGGGATGCGAGACGCCTTGGCATATCAGCCGGTTCTTTCCAGCTTACAAGATGACGCGGTGCGAGCCTACGCCGCCAGCCACCCTCGAACGCGCCCGCTGCATCGGGGAAGCGGAGGGTCTCCGCTACGTATATCTCGGCAACCTCGGGAGGGAGGGCCAAGACACGCGATGCCACACCTGCGGAGCGGTCGTCATCGAAAGAAGAGGGCTGGGATATACGGTCACCCATGCCGGGGACGGCGCATGTCCGGCGTGCCATACTCCGGTGGCCGGCATTTACATGGGCAGCGCCTAGTGCGCGCACACGGGGGTCGGGTTTTCTGACCGGCCGCCAAAATCACCGGCCTACGTGCCCGGCCGCAACCGGACGCTAGATCCCGAGCGCATCCCGCACGGTCCGGACGAGGCCGGAAAGCACGGGGATATCGGGCATGACCGTGCCGAGAATGCCCAGGGCGATAAGCAGAATAAGGATTACCGCGACTTTGCCGATGAATGACTTGAGCACGCGCGAGAAGGCGCGCGGTTTTCGCATGCTCTCGAGCTGCTGGGCACGCTCAACGAAGGCCTCGTACTTGTCCCTGCACCCCTCGCTACAGAAGACTCCCATTGCGGACTGCGTCATGTTTCCGCTGGTGATGGGCTGGTTGCACTGCTTGCAGCGCATGCCCATGTCGACGCCCATTCGCTTGCCAGAACCCGCCATTTTCGAGCCCTCCCGAGTTCGTGCTATCTGATTTCGGCGGATGCGTCCAACGTCTTCTTCGCGATCTCTTCCTGGATGAGTTTGATGAACGCATCCCGGGCCATGATGCCGATATCGCCCTTTCGGCGGTGGCGCACGGCCACCGCGCCCGATTCGCGCTCGCGCTCGCCCACGACGAGCATGTAGGGCACCTGCTGGGTCTGGGCAGCGCGGATCTTGTACTTCATTGTATCATCACTCAGGTCGGCTTCGGCGCGCAAGCCCGCTTCAAAGAGCCGGTCCCGCACCTGGCAGGCATACTCGTTTTGGGCATCGGAAATAGGGATGACGACGCACTGGACTGGCGCCAGCCAGGTCGGAAACGCTCCGCCGAAATGCTCGATCAACACGGCAAGAAACCGCTCGATGGCGCCGTAGATGACGCGGTGAATAACCACGGGCCGGTGTGTTTCGCCGTCGGGCCCCACGTACTCGAGGTCGAACTTCTCCGGCATGGCGAAATCGAGCTGGATGGTTGCGCATTGCCAACTTCGTTTCAGGCAATCGCGCACATGGAAGTCGATCTTGGGACCGTAGAACGCCCCGTCGCCCTCGTTGAGCTTGTAAGCGATGCCTTTGGTGTCGAGCGCGTTGCGCAGGGCATCTGTGGCGCGGTCCCACATCTCCGCGGTCCCGATGGATTTCTCGGGACGCGTGCTCAGTTCGACCGCGTACTCGAGTCCGAAGACCGAGTACACCGCGTGCACAAAGTCGATGATGCCGATGACTTCGCCCTGAATCTGTTCCGGGGTCATGAAGATGTGGGCATCGTCTTGCGTGAAGACGCGTACACGAAAGAGGCCGTGCAACACGCCGGATTTCTCGTGGCGGTGTACCGTTCCCACCTCGGCCAGCCGCAGCGGCAGCTCGCGGTAGCTGCGCAGGTTTGTCTTGTAGATCAGCATGCCGCCGGGGCAGTTCATGGGCTTTACGGCGAAATCCCGTTCGTCGATCTGGGTGAAATACATGTTTTCTTTGTAATGGTCCCAGTGGCCGGACTGTTCCCAAAGTTTCCGTTCGAGAATGATGGGGGTGCGCACCTCGCCGTAATGGCGCTTGCGATGTTCCTCGCGCCAGAACTCCATCAGCTGGTTCAGGACGATCATGCCCTTGGCGTGGAAGAACGGAAATCCCGGCCCCTCGGTATGAAAACTGAACAGGTCGAGCTGTTTTCCGAGTTTGCGGTGGTCGCGCTTCTCGGCTTCGGCGAGGAGTCTGAGGTGTTCGTCGAGCTCCTTCTGCGTTGGGAAGGCGGTGCCGTAGATACGCTGGAGCATGGGCCGCCGCTCATCGCCCCGCCAGTAGGCGCCGGCCACGCTGAGCAGCTTGAAGGCTTTGATCTTGCCTGTGGACGGCAGGTGCGGGCCCCGGCACAGATCAACGAAGTCGTCATGTCTGTAGTACGTGATCTGCCCGTCTTCGAGATCGTTGATAAGCTCGACTTTGTAGGGGTTGCCGATCTTCTCGTAATACGCGAGCGCCTCGTTCTTGCTCCACACGCCGCGCTCGAACGGTTGGTCGGCATCGACGATGTTCTGCATTTCTTTTTCGATGGAGGGGAAGTCTTCTTCGGTCAGCGGCGGCTCGGCGTCGATATCGTAGTAGAACCCGTCCTCGATGGGCGGGCCGATGGTCAGTCTGGCCTTTGGACGCACCCGGAGAATCGCCGAAGCCATGACGTGGGACGCGCTGTGCCGGAACACGTCTTTGCCGCCCTCGGTATCGAACGTGAGGATAGCAACGGTATCGCCGTTGGACAGGGGCGTAGTGAGGCTCTTCAGTTCGCCGTTGATCTCGGCGCCCACGGCGGCTTTGGCAAGCCGGGAGCCGATGCTCTTGGCGAGGTCCAGGGCGTTCTGCCCGTCCTCGAGTTCCTTTTGTGACCCATCGGGAAGATTCACGCATATCATGTTCATGACAACTCCTAAAGACCAGCACCACAAGCGGTTTGCGCATCCGCGCGCTCTAGAGTAACGCGCGGGGATGCGTACTTGTTGCGCCTGATAAGCCGTGCGGGCAGGTGAACGTTATCGGCAAATTGTGCCACGAACCCCGGTGCGAGTTAAAGCACTCAGGGCGGTTTTTTCGCGGAAGGCGTGGGCGGCGGCAAGAAACGCCGGCGGGGACGGGCCCCGCCGGTACTGAGCGGTTTTCCGCAAGGAGCGGCGGTCTTAGAGCGACCAGCCCTCGCGGTACGTGGTACGGAGGTATTTGTTCGCGTCAGGGATGTTCGTCACCGTCATGTTCGCGGCATCCCACTCGATGGACGTATCTTCGAAATGCTGGGCTACGTTGCCCAGCGCGCAGACCTCGGAGAGCGGACCGGAGTACGAGAAGTCCGCGCAGGCTTTCGTGCCGCTGCGGATCGCGCGGACCCAGTCGTTCTCGATACCCTCGCCTTCGACGCGAGGGATGGACGGTTCGGGCGGCTTGAACCCTTCCATGCGCGCGGCGGGCAGGAGCCGGGGCCGTTCGCCGTAGGTGTCGCAGGTCATCATGCCTTCGCTGCCGATGTACAGAAG encodes:
- the thrS gene encoding threonine--tRNA ligase, giving the protein MICVNLPDGSQKELEDGQNALDLAKSIGSRLAKAAVGAEINGELKSLTTPLSNGDTVAILTFDTEGGKDVFRHSASHVMASAILRVRPKARLTIGPPIEDGFYYDIDAEPPLTEEDFPSIEKEMQNIVDADQPFERGVWSKNEALAYYEKIGNPYKVELINDLEDGQITYYRHDDFVDLCRGPHLPSTGKIKAFKLLSVAGAYWRGDERRPMLQRIYGTAFPTQKELDEHLRLLAEAEKRDHRKLGKQLDLFSFHTEGPGFPFFHAKGMIVLNQLMEFWREEHRKRHYGEVRTPIILERKLWEQSGHWDHYKENMYFTQIDERDFAVKPMNCPGGMLIYKTNLRSYRELPLRLAEVGTVHRHEKSGVLHGLFRVRVFTQDDAHIFMTPEQIQGEVIGIIDFVHAVYSVFGLEYAVELSTRPEKSIGTAEMWDRATDALRNALDTKGIAYKLNEGDGAFYGPKIDFHVRDCLKRSWQCATIQLDFAMPEKFDLEYVGPDGETHRPVVIHRVIYGAIERFLAVLIEHFGGAFPTWLAPVQCVVIPISDAQNEYACQVRDRLFEAGLRAEADLSDDTMKYKIRAAQTQQVPYMLVVGERERESGAVAVRHRRKGDIGIMARDAFIKLIQEEIAKKTLDASAEIR